GATGAGCTCTTTGAATTTCGCACCAATTTTTTCTCGATCCAGATCTGGATTGTCATCGCTAAAGGGAGAACAACGAATAACGGTTGGAAACGTCTTCTCATTTTCCACAGTGAACTCAAGATACGCCTCGATAAACATTCCAAGAGCGTCGTACCCTGATGTGCACTCATTTGTCTTTGCGCGCAATTCGGTGATCATTGTGTCGATGAGTTCACTTCCGGCAACCATAAAAAGATTCTCTTTGGATTCAAAATAATGAAAGACCAAACCTGACGCTACTCCAGCCTGTTCGGCGACCATTTTCATGGTCGTTCCGGCATATCCACATCGAGCGAATATTTCCTGGGCAGCACTCAAAATCTTCTCTTTCTTCCCTATCGACACTTTTCCCTCCAAAAAAACAGTATACGTGCAATTTCTTGCCATTGATTAGTACGACTGTATCGTTTGTTCAAGCGGTATTTCAATTAACGCACACAAAAAAGACGGCAGCCAAAGCCACCGCCTTATTAGTTTGATTCTAAGAAAGACTACATGGCGTCAGATGATTGCAGCTCTTCAATTTGCTTATCAATTTCCTTCTGCAACCGAGCAGGCAGCCCCATAATATCAGTATTCAGGAAGCCGCGAACGATTGTCGAGGTCGCTTCGTCCTCGTCCATTCCCCGCGCCATGAGATACTCGATCTCTTCCTGTGCGATTTTGCCCACAGATGCTTCATGGGAGAGCTCAACGCCCTCCACGGTACCATCTAATTCCGGAATAGCCCAAATACGGCCACCACCAAGAATAAGTCCCTGACACTCAAGATGTCCCTTGCTCGGCACATGGTGTGCGCCGATATGCCCACGATTGATAATAGTGCCGCCGGAAGAAATAGTCCGGGCAATGATTTCACACCGAGTATGCGGTGCGTTCATAACGACTTTATTACCCATGTCCAGATGAGACCCTTTGGGGGCCACTACGACGGAATTAAAACGTGCTACGGAGTGAGGACCATTCATTTCAATGGACGGATACATCTGCAGGTCTTTAACCGGCTTGAGCAGTACATAGTTGGACAAGAACTTGCCGCCTTCTTCAACCACACCGGCAGACCGGGGCCGAACAGCGACGTCTTCACTCCAGTTATGAACCATGGTAAACGTCAACGATGCATTCTTCTTGACAAAAAACTCGGAAATACCCAGATGAGCCCCTGCCTTGGTGCCGTGGGCCACAGAACAGCCTGTAATGATATGCGCTTCAGCGCCCTCTTCAATTATTACGAGGTTGTGGACATTCTGCCCCACGTTCTCCGACTTGAGCATCAGACATGACTGGATAGGATCTTTGATCTTGGCACCGGCCTTGACACGAATGAAGTACCCACCATGCAGGTTGTCATACGCGGATTTGGTAAACTCATCCTTGTCCTTATCAACAAGCGTCCAGTAATATTCCTTGAGGCCGTCATACTTTTTGAGGGCTTCCTTGATATCCATAATCTCGACACCATCGTCATTGGACTGACAATGGACGGCAGATTGATCCATCTGCAAATAGGATGCGGAACGGGTACTCAGATCGGAGACAACCCCTGCCATAAGAAGCTGGTCCTTGTCCTCTTCGGACAAAACCGACAAATCAGTGATGGCCTCCCGCTGAAGACCGTCAAACTTGAAATTGGAAAGATCGACTTTACTCATATCTATCTCCTTCACAAGGAGTTGCTAGTTCATGCAGCGGACACATTCCTGATAGCCATGCTGCCGGATGTGGTCCAGAATATCCCTGGGACGACCTTCACAGCACAGATGCCCCTGATAAAGGACCTGGCCACGGTCTGCGTTGACATAATCAAGGATATACCCGGTATGGGTGATAATCAGCCCGGCCGTCTTGGTCTGCTCCTTGCGTTCACGCAAACTCAAATCCGGGGTGATGTTGTAATTGCCGTCCAGCACGTCACGGGCCACTTTGCCCACTAACTGCATGTTCTCCATATCAACACCAGACTCGGGCTCATCAAATAGCACGAGATCAGGCTGCT
The genomic region above belongs to uncultured Pseudodesulfovibrio sp. and contains:
- a CDS encoding SufD family Fe-S cluster assembly protein, whose product is MSKVDLSNFKFDGLQREAITDLSVLSEEDKDQLLMAGVVSDLSTRSASYLQMDQSAVHCQSNDDGVEIMDIKEALKKYDGLKEYYWTLVDKDKDEFTKSAYDNLHGGYFIRVKAGAKIKDPIQSCLMLKSENVGQNVHNLVIIEEGAEAHIITGCSVAHGTKAGAHLGISEFFVKKNASLTFTMVHNWSEDVAVRPRSAGVVEEGGKFLSNYVLLKPVKDLQMYPSIEMNGPHSVARFNSVVVAPKGSHLDMGNKVVMNAPHTRCEIIARTISSGGTIINRGHIGAHHVPSKGHLECQGLILGGGRIWAIPELDGTVEGVELSHEASVGKIAQEEIEYLMARGMDEDEATSTIVRGFLNTDIMGLPARLQKEIDKQIEELQSSDAM
- a CDS encoding TetR/AcrR family transcriptional regulator, which gives rise to MSIGKKEKILSAAQEIFARCGYAGTTMKMVAEQAGVASGLVFHYFESKENLFMVAGSELIDTMITELRAKTNECTSGYDALGMFIEAYLEFTVENEKTFPTVIRCSPFSDDNPDLDREKIGAKFKELIDMIEEFLRRGIEDGSLEDLPISQTAFMLYGSIVGAVRTRFLTPFKVPGLYEEARRFILRSVCTQSF